One genomic segment of Hordeum vulgare subsp. vulgare chromosome 2H, MorexV3_pseudomolecules_assembly, whole genome shotgun sequence includes these proteins:
- the LOC123428674 gene encoding 60S ribosomal protein L27-3-like has translation MAKFLKPGKVVNLLQGRYAGKKAVIMRMFEEGTRDCPYGHCLVIGLAKYPKKVICKDSDKKSRVKVFLKLVNFTHLMRTRYTLDVDLKEVVSGALDSLTTMDKKLTAAKSAKAKLEERFKTGKNRWFFTNLLFVEIDSCTPKARVGGCIGDGEEEDAWLEER, from the exons atggcGAAGTTCCTGAAGCCGGGCAAGGTGGTGAACCTACTGCAGGGTAGGTACGCCgggaagaaggcggtgatcatgcGCATGTTCGAGGAGGGCACCCGCGACTGCCCCTACGGGCACTGCTTGGTCATCGGCCTGGCAAAATACCCGAAGAAGGTGATCTGTAAGGACTCGGACAAGAAGTCCCGCGTCAAGGTCTTCCTCAAGCTCGTCAACTTCACCCACCTCATGCGCACCCGCTACACCCTCGACGTCGACCTCAAGGAGGTGGTCTCCGGCGCCCTCGACTCCCTCACAACCATGGACAAGAAGCTCACCGCAGCCAAGTCCGCCAAGGCCAAGCTCGAGGAGAGGTTCAAGACCGGCAAGAACAGgtggttcttcaccaa CTTGTTGTTCGTCGAGATCGATTCCTGCACGCCGAAGGCGCGTGTAGGCGGCTGCATCGGCGATGGTGAAGAGGAAGACGCGTGGCTGGAGGAAAGATGA